The Corallococcus exiguus genome has a window encoding:
- a CDS encoding cobalamin-binding protein: MNARLSSLLSSAPRYPRRVVCLTEETTEVLYRIGAGDLVVGVSGFTVRPPEARKKPKVSSFLDANFERILELKPDLVLGFSDLQADIGRELCKRGVPVYLFNQRSLAEILQAVRLTGALVGRAEPAEALAVELEKNLERHSDAAQSLPKRPRIFFEEWHEPLISGIRWCSELVEVVGGVDVCQESRASQGAKGRIFDPEEVAKRDPEGVIASWCGRKAKREKIASRPGWANVRAVVEDQLYEVRSSYILQPGPAALSDGVDQLARIVAAIAKGEKLPMARPGDLRTALT; this comes from the coding sequence ATGAATGCCAGGCTGTCCTCGCTGTTGTCGTCGGCGCCGCGGTATCCGCGGCGGGTGGTGTGCCTGACGGAGGAGACGACGGAGGTGCTCTACCGCATTGGCGCGGGGGACCTGGTCGTCGGCGTGTCGGGGTTCACGGTGCGGCCTCCGGAGGCGCGCAAGAAGCCGAAGGTCAGCTCGTTCCTGGACGCGAACTTCGAGCGGATATTGGAGCTGAAGCCGGACCTGGTGCTGGGGTTCAGCGACCTGCAGGCGGACATCGGCCGGGAGCTGTGCAAGCGCGGGGTGCCCGTGTACCTGTTCAATCAGCGCTCGCTCGCGGAGATATTGCAGGCGGTGCGGCTCACGGGGGCGCTGGTGGGACGGGCGGAACCCGCGGAGGCGCTGGCGGTGGAGCTGGAGAAGAACCTGGAGCGTCACTCGGACGCGGCGCAGTCCCTGCCGAAGCGGCCGCGCATCTTCTTCGAGGAGTGGCACGAGCCGCTCATCTCCGGCATCCGCTGGTGTTCGGAGCTGGTGGAGGTGGTGGGTGGGGTGGACGTCTGCCAGGAGTCGCGCGCGTCGCAGGGGGCGAAGGGCCGCATCTTCGACCCGGAGGAGGTGGCGAAGCGCGACCCCGAGGGCGTCATCGCCAGCTGGTGCGGGCGCAAGGCGAAGCGGGAGAAGATCGCCTCCCGGCCGGGTTGGGCCAACGTGCGGGCGGTGGTGGAGGACCAGCTCTACGAAGTGAGGAGCTCGTACATCCTCCAGCCGGGGCCGGCGGCGCTGTCGGACGGGGTGGATCAGCTGGCCCGCATCGTGGCGGCCATCGCGAAGGGGGAGAAGCTGCCCATGGCCCGGCCGGGAGACCTGCGCACCGCGCTGACGTGA